The following coding sequences lie in one Spirosoma sp. KUDC1026 genomic window:
- a CDS encoding putative toxin-antitoxin system toxin component, PIN family produces the protein MKVVVDTNGLLRSVPRNGSYRWLYNAFEAGQFTWVVSNEIMLEYAEMTAYYFSPTAAELVTSLLLSAPNHLRQEPYFRFEQIKDDPDDNKFIDCAIAAGADWLVSDDHHILNLLRDENRFPPVPICSFEEFRQILNR, from the coding sequence GTGAAGGTTGTTGTTGATACAAACGGGTTACTTCGATCAGTTCCCCGCAACGGTTCATATCGCTGGTTGTATAATGCGTTCGAAGCTGGACAATTCACCTGGGTAGTCAGTAATGAAATCATGCTTGAATACGCTGAGATGACAGCGTATTACTTTAGTCCTACAGCGGCCGAGTTAGTTACTTCGCTCTTACTATCGGCTCCGAACCACCTGAGGCAGGAGCCATACTTCCGTTTTGAGCAGATCAAAGATGACCCCGACGATAACAAATTCATAGACTGTGCTATTGCCGCTGGCGCTGACTGGTTAGTATCCGACGATCACCACATCCTAAACTTGCTACGAGACGAGAATCGTTTCCCTCCAGTACCCATCTGCTCGTTTGAAGAATTCAGGCAAATCCTGAATCGATAA
- a CDS encoding MFS transporter, producing MTQPAPPSVSLRPLFSLPVIVAALGYFVDVYDLLLFNIVRVPSLQELGLSNTDVSLIGGRILNFQQAGLLLGGILWGILGDKRGRLSVLFGSILTYSLANIACGFVHDPTLYSVLRFVAGFGLAGELGAGITLVNEILPKELRAYGSSLVASVGLFGAVVAYFTVTLYTWRTTYFIGGSLGLGLLLLRVSIFESGMFTRVQQTATSRGNFWSLFSPRERLMRYVYCMGISLPTYLVIGLLATFGNEFAQAMGLEAAVPPGRCVMFTYIGIVVGDLLSGIFSQYLRSRRQAIGLMMGLTLVFVGVYLSGILKTTDAFYAICMGMGFGIGYIAMFLTITAESFGTNLRSTATTSVANNVRATTLISIPAFQAMKPLIGVLGAGAVVSAVCFAVGFWSLTQLDETFGKDLDYVEL from the coding sequence ATGACCCAACCCGCCCCGCCTTCCGTTTCGCTCCGTCCCTTGTTTTCACTGCCCGTTATTGTGGCTGCCCTGGGCTATTTTGTCGATGTCTATGACTTACTGCTGTTCAACATTGTCCGCGTACCGAGCTTACAGGAACTAGGCTTATCGAATACAGACGTTTCGCTGATTGGGGGGCGGATTCTGAATTTCCAGCAGGCCGGTCTGTTGCTGGGGGGGATTCTGTGGGGTATTCTAGGCGACAAGCGGGGGCGGTTGTCGGTATTATTCGGCTCGATTCTGACGTACTCGCTGGCAAATATTGCCTGCGGATTTGTCCACGACCCCACCTTGTATTCGGTGTTACGCTTCGTAGCCGGTTTTGGTCTGGCGGGTGAACTGGGTGCCGGTATTACGCTGGTTAATGAGATTTTGCCCAAGGAACTGCGCGCCTATGGCTCCTCGCTGGTGGCCAGCGTTGGCCTGTTTGGAGCGGTAGTGGCCTACTTCACCGTTACGCTGTATACCTGGCGTACGACGTATTTCATCGGTGGTAGCCTGGGGCTGGGCCTATTGTTGCTACGGGTGAGCATTTTTGAGTCGGGCATGTTTACCCGCGTACAGCAAACCGCTACGAGCCGGGGCAACTTCTGGTCGTTGTTTAGTCCGCGTGAGCGGCTGATGCGTTACGTTTATTGCATGGGAATTTCGTTACCAACCTATCTGGTCATTGGCCTGCTGGCAACGTTCGGCAACGAGTTTGCCCAGGCGATGGGGCTGGAAGCCGCCGTGCCGCCGGGTCGTTGCGTCATGTTTACCTACATTGGTATCGTCGTTGGCGATTTGCTGAGCGGTATTTTCAGCCAGTACCTCCGCTCACGTCGACAGGCAATCGGCTTGATGATGGGGCTGACCTTGGTTTTTGTGGGTGTTTATCTCTCAGGTATTCTCAAAACGACAGATGCTTTTTATGCCATCTGCATGGGTATGGGTTTTGGGATCGGTTACATCGCTATGTTCCTGACCATCACCGCCGAGAGTTTCGGCACGAACCTGCGTTCAACAGCTACCACGTCGGTAGCCAACAACGTACGGGCCACAACGCTGATCTCCATTCCTGCTTTTCAGGCTATGAAACCGCTTATTGGCGTACTTGGCGCTGGGGCTGTTGTATCGGCAGTTTGCTTCGCGGTAGGCTTCTGGTCGCTCACCCAACTCGACGAGACATTTGGCAAAGACTTGGATTATGTAGAACTTTAG
- a CDS encoding cob(I)yrinic acid a,c-diamide adenosyltransferase, with protein sequence MKIYTKKGDRGTTGLFGGSRVDKDDVRVDCIGTLDEANSTIGLLRVKLGNDHPWQPNLHKIQKDLMDMMSHLARPSTAKKVNTNPMPEGGSDFCEQWIDELEAGMSSPSDYFLLPGGNEISALCHVARTQIRRGERRLVSLIKTDDVHDAIPAYINRLSDLFFTLARAEMDKAGVAEEKWQLFLYKRFK encoded by the coding sequence ATGAAGATCTACACAAAAAAAGGCGACAGAGGAACGACCGGACTTTTCGGCGGCAGCCGGGTCGACAAAGACGATGTCCGGGTTGACTGCATCGGCACACTGGACGAAGCTAATTCCACCATCGGTCTGCTACGGGTCAAGCTTGGCAATGACCACCCGTGGCAACCGAACCTGCACAAGATTCAGAAGGATTTAATGGACATGATGTCCCATCTGGCCCGGCCGTCCACCGCCAAGAAAGTCAATACCAACCCCATGCCGGAAGGTGGCTCGGATTTCTGCGAACAGTGGATCGATGAACTGGAAGCGGGCATGTCGTCGCCATCAGATTATTTTCTCTTACCGGGTGGCAACGAGATTTCAGCCCTCTGCCACGTAGCGCGCACGCAGATTCGCCGGGGCGAACGCCGGTTGGTATCACTCATAAAGACAGACGACGTACACGATGCCATTCCGGCCTATATCAACCGGTTGTCGGATCTGTTTTTCACGCTGGCCCGTGCCGAAATGGACAAAGCTGGTGTGGCCGAAGAGAAATGGCAACTCTTTCTTTACAAACGCTTTAAGTAA
- a CDS encoding pyridoxal phosphate-dependent aminotransferase, whose amino-acid sequence MLHGHGDDRYRYATDVRADFSTNVWYGGEPTGLKEYLFSQWDSINRYPEVLAESLARQIAYHHQVDTDQVLVNSGTTESIYLIAQAYARRTTTIVIPTFAEYEDACRMHGHSLHFMNWDQLAQLPQMTSDLVFICNPNNPTGAVFGQLADWIAQNPQTLFVVDEAFIEFTDQLDTAISLLNQFSNVVIMRSLTKAYAIPGLRLGYVVGSSLLIDRLKAVKQPWTVNAMALAAGRHIFDNFDSVQLPLSQLLADKQLFINALLRNSAIQVYDSGTHFFLARTQKGTAAQLKTYLIENHGLLIRDASNFRGLEAGHFRVCTLSPEKNALLLDALTAWNN is encoded by the coding sequence ATGCTCCACGGACATGGCGACGATCGCTACCGCTACGCAACTGATGTTCGCGCCGACTTTAGCACGAACGTCTGGTACGGAGGTGAACCAACTGGGTTGAAGGAATACCTTTTCAGCCAGTGGGATAGCATCAACCGCTACCCGGAAGTACTGGCCGAAAGCCTGGCCCGGCAGATCGCTTATCACCATCAGGTTGACACCGATCAGGTACTAGTCAATAGTGGCACTACCGAAAGTATCTACCTGATTGCGCAGGCCTATGCCCGCCGAACAACAACCATTGTGATACCCACCTTCGCTGAATACGAAGATGCCTGCCGGATGCATGGGCACTCGCTGCATTTTATGAATTGGGATCAGCTAGCCCAGTTACCCCAAATGACGAGCGATCTGGTATTTATCTGCAATCCAAACAACCCGACCGGTGCCGTTTTTGGACAGTTGGCGGATTGGATCGCCCAAAATCCACAGACGCTGTTTGTTGTTGATGAAGCTTTCATTGAGTTTACCGATCAGCTTGACACTGCTATTTCGTTGTTGAATCAATTCAGTAACGTAGTCATCATGCGGTCGCTGACGAAAGCTTACGCTATTCCCGGCTTACGACTGGGCTACGTCGTTGGCTCGTCGTTACTAATTGATCGATTGAAGGCCGTCAAACAACCCTGGACGGTAAACGCGATGGCCCTGGCCGCCGGACGGCATATTTTTGACAATTTCGATTCTGTTCAACTGCCGCTGAGTCAGTTGCTGGCGGATAAACAACTATTCATAAATGCGTTGTTACGTAACTCGGCAATACAAGTTTACGATAGTGGTACCCATTTCTTTCTTGCCCGAACCCAGAAAGGTACAGCTGCTCAGTTGAAGACGTATCTGATCGAAAACCACGGTCTATTGATTCGGGACGCGAGCAATTTTCGGGGTTTGGAAGCGGGTCATTTTCGGGTTTGTACGTTATCACCCGAAAAGAACGCTTTACTCCTTGACGCGCTGACAGCATGGAACAATTAG
- a CDS encoding sodium:solute symporter family transporter, giving the protein MNQLSLIDYIIFFLYFIGVSSYGYWIYKKKQSTNLDTKDFFLAEGSLTWWAIGASMIASNISAEQFIGMSGNGFTFGVAVAVYEWLAAIALIIVAVWFMPIYLKNHIYTMPQFLKTRYNETVSLIMAIFWLFLYVFVNLTSILFLGALAISNLAGPDYFHAIVIGLSIFALLITLGGMKVIGFTDVIQVLVLVIGGLVTTYIAMTLVSEKFGLGNDVIAGFKAMMNDAEDHFHMIYEKPGPNASQADINKYLTLPGIGMYVAGIWIVNLNYWGCNQYITQRALGADLKTARTGILFAALLKIFMPLIVMVPGMAAYVLYKNGSLQQEMAPNGVLLADNAYSAILSFLPSGLRGMSLAALTAAIVASLAGKANSISTIFTLDIYQKYIRKDASEKQLVWAGRVTILAAMLVSIGLTWQDTLGIGAEGGFTFIQKYTGYLSPGIFAVFILGFFWKRTTGSAAVIGILASFALAILFNNYAPALFGNDTILYTAYPTGNGGYEIPFLICMGWTFVFTILLMVAISLAGPAISKKAFQIDASMFRLAPNHVALITVVMLIISALYVRFW; this is encoded by the coding sequence ATGAACCAGCTAAGCCTGATTGATTACATTATATTCTTTCTCTATTTTATCGGGGTGTCCTCCTACGGATACTGGATTTACAAGAAAAAGCAGTCGACCAACCTCGATACCAAAGACTTCTTCCTGGCCGAAGGATCGCTCACCTGGTGGGCCATTGGCGCATCCATGATTGCGTCGAACATCTCGGCCGAACAATTTATCGGCATGTCGGGAAATGGCTTCACCTTCGGGGTAGCCGTAGCGGTGTACGAATGGCTGGCGGCTATCGCACTCATCATTGTGGCGGTGTGGTTCATGCCCATCTACCTCAAGAACCACATCTACACCATGCCGCAGTTCCTGAAGACGCGTTACAACGAGACTGTCAGTCTAATTATGGCCATTTTCTGGCTTTTTTTATACGTATTCGTCAACCTGACATCAATTCTGTTTCTAGGTGCACTGGCAATCAGTAACCTGGCGGGACCGGATTACTTTCACGCCATCGTTATCGGCCTCAGCATTTTTGCCCTGCTGATTACGCTGGGCGGGATGAAAGTAATTGGCTTCACGGACGTTATCCAGGTTTTGGTACTGGTCATTGGTGGTCTGGTAACGACGTACATCGCGATGACGCTGGTGAGCGAAAAGTTTGGCCTCGGCAACGACGTTATTGCTGGTTTCAAAGCCATGATGAACGACGCAGAAGACCATTTTCACATGATCTACGAAAAGCCAGGTCCGAACGCGTCGCAGGCCGACATCAACAAGTACCTGACGCTACCGGGCATTGGCATGTACGTTGCCGGTATCTGGATCGTGAACCTGAACTACTGGGGTTGTAACCAGTACATTACGCAACGGGCGTTGGGGGCCGATTTGAAAACGGCCCGGACAGGTATTCTTTTCGCGGCTCTCCTGAAGATTTTCATGCCGCTCATCGTTATGGTTCCTGGTATGGCTGCCTACGTATTGTACAAGAACGGAAGCCTGCAACAGGAAATGGCACCGAACGGTGTGCTTCTGGCCGATAACGCTTATTCGGCGATTCTATCGTTCCTGCCATCGGGTTTGCGCGGCATGTCGCTGGCCGCCCTGACAGCCGCTATCGTGGCCTCACTGGCAGGCAAAGCCAACTCCATTTCGACGATTTTCACCCTGGATATTTACCAGAAATATATCCGCAAGGACGCTTCCGAAAAACAACTGGTCTGGGCCGGCCGGGTTACGATTCTGGCTGCGATGCTGGTATCGATCGGTCTGACCTGGCAGGATACACTGGGCATTGGCGCCGAAGGTGGTTTTACATTTATTCAGAAATATACGGGCTACCTGAGCCCCGGTATTTTTGCTGTCTTCATTCTCGGTTTCTTCTGGAAGCGGACAACCGGCTCAGCCGCTGTAATCGGTATTCTGGCCAGCTTTGCGCTGGCGATTCTATTCAACAACTACGCTCCTGCCCTATTCGGGAATGACACAATTCTTTATACTGCTTACCCAACTGGTAATGGTGGTTACGAGATTCCCTTTCTGATCTGCATGGGCTGGACGTTCGTATTTACGATTCTGCTGATGGTGGCGATTAGTCTAGCCGGCCCAGCGATCAGCAAAAAAGCGTTTCAGATCGACGCCAGCATGTTCCGTCTGGCCCCAAATCATGTCGCGCTCATTACGGTTGTGATGCTCATCATCTCGGCGCTCTACGTCCGGTTCTGGTAG
- the cbiB gene encoding adenosylcobinamide-phosphate synthase CbiB, whose amino-acid sequence MEQLGLFALPLLLGYVLDLIVGDPDNWPHPIRIFGNLIAKGERLLNKGKLRFWKGAALALSLCILACLFFLGLNQLTLSIHPALFVLTNALWVWYGLANHNLIREGKAVFRVLEQEGVEAGRRQLSRIVGRDTSQLSPQQIRIAVLETMSENLSDGVIAPLFFYGLAGVPGMMTYKMINTLDSMIGYRSERYEQFGKFAARLDDVANVIPARLTALLMVLVTGSKRGLKFALRYGNRHKSPNAGYPEAALAGILNCRFGGPNMYHGVLVEKPYIGELDRPIAPNEIDQVSQINHRTCLLVVTGLVGLHYLLRIYG is encoded by the coding sequence ATGGAACAATTAGGGCTCTTTGCATTACCGCTACTGCTGGGCTATGTGCTGGACCTGATAGTTGGTGATCCTGACAACTGGCCGCACCCCATTCGAATCTTTGGCAACCTAATTGCCAAGGGGGAGCGGCTTCTTAACAAAGGAAAACTCCGATTCTGGAAAGGAGCCGCCCTGGCCCTTAGCTTGTGCATACTGGCTTGCTTATTTTTTCTTGGCCTGAACCAACTCACGTTGTCCATCCATCCGGCGCTGTTTGTGCTCACCAATGCCCTTTGGGTGTGGTACGGCCTCGCCAATCACAACTTGATCCGTGAGGGGAAAGCCGTTTTTCGGGTGTTGGAACAGGAAGGTGTAGAGGCTGGCCGTCGACAACTGTCGCGGATTGTGGGTCGTGATACATCACAGCTAAGTCCACAGCAGATTCGGATTGCGGTGCTGGAAACGATGTCCGAAAACCTCAGCGACGGTGTTATTGCACCACTGTTCTTCTACGGGCTGGCGGGCGTTCCGGGAATGATGACCTACAAAATGATCAATACGCTGGATTCAATGATTGGCTACCGGAGTGAGCGGTACGAACAGTTTGGTAAATTTGCCGCCCGTCTGGACGATGTAGCTAATGTCATCCCTGCCCGGTTGACGGCGCTACTCATGGTGTTGGTTACGGGTAGTAAGCGCGGATTAAAGTTTGCGTTGCGGTACGGTAATCGGCATAAAAGCCCCAACGCGGGTTATCCCGAAGCTGCCCTCGCTGGGATTCTCAATTGCCGCTTTGGTGGGCCGAACATGTACCATGGTGTACTAGTCGAAAAACCGTATATCGGTGAACTGGATCGCCCTATTGCACCAAACGAAATTGACCAGGTAAGTCAAATCAACCACCGAACCTGCCTGCTCGTGGTGACTGGTCTGGTGGGTCTTCATTACCTGTTACGTATCTATGGCTAG
- a CDS encoding MFS transporter: MAVPTIPQKSETVEAGLFSLPVIVAALGYFVDIYDLLLFGIVRVPSLQDLGLNAEQISSVGTAIMNWQMGGLLIGGILWGVIGDKKGRLSVLFGSILTYSIANIACGFVKNVTFMDPATYYAIMRFIAGVGLAGELGAGITLVSEILPKEKRAIGTSLVAGIGLSGAVVAYFTVKLFDWQMAFFVGGLLGVGLLLMRVGVVESGIFKDVTGQVGVSRGNFFSFFTNANRLGRYLRCIGIGLPTWFVIGILSTFSNEFGVALGIPDEIQPGLAIMWCYVGLALGDLSSGFISHALHSRKKGVAVLMSIALIFSVVYLFFGIKTATLLYGLCLVMGFGIGYWAMFVTIGAEQFGTNLRATAATTVPNMVRGLVIPMTLTYQVLKSPIGVINSGAVVGLIAFLIGFYSIASIPETHGKDLNYLED; encoded by the coding sequence ATGGCTGTTCCAACTATTCCGCAAAAATCCGAGACCGTCGAAGCTGGTCTATTTAGTTTACCCGTTATCGTAGCGGCCCTTGGCTACTTCGTTGACATCTACGATTTGCTTCTGTTTGGAATTGTTCGGGTGCCGAGTTTACAGGACCTCGGTCTGAATGCCGAACAGATTTCCTCGGTCGGTACAGCCATAATGAACTGGCAGATGGGCGGTTTGCTGATCGGCGGTATTCTCTGGGGCGTCATTGGCGATAAAAAAGGTCGCCTGTCGGTTTTATTCGGTTCGATCCTGACGTATTCCATTGCCAACATTGCCTGCGGCTTCGTTAAAAACGTTACGTTCATGGACCCGGCTACGTACTACGCCATCATGCGTTTTATTGCGGGCGTGGGCCTGGCGGGTGAGCTGGGAGCGGGTATTACGCTGGTCAGCGAGATTCTGCCGAAGGAAAAACGGGCCATTGGTACCTCCCTGGTTGCCGGAATCGGTTTGTCGGGGGCGGTTGTGGCTTACTTTACCGTAAAGCTGTTCGACTGGCAGATGGCTTTTTTCGTGGGTGGTTTACTGGGGGTTGGCCTGTTGCTGATGCGGGTTGGTGTGGTTGAATCCGGTATCTTCAAAGACGTAACGGGGCAGGTAGGCGTTAGCCGCGGTAACTTCTTTTCCTTCTTCACCAACGCGAATCGGCTGGGGCGTTACCTACGCTGTATCGGCATTGGTTTGCCGACCTGGTTTGTCATCGGTATTCTGTCAACCTTCTCAAACGAATTCGGGGTCGCGCTGGGAATTCCCGACGAAATTCAGCCGGGTCTCGCCATCATGTGGTGTTACGTTGGTCTGGCCCTTGGCGACCTGAGCAGCGGTTTCATTAGTCACGCACTGCACTCCCGGAAAAAAGGCGTTGCCGTACTCATGAGCATAGCGTTGATCTTCAGCGTCGTTTATCTGTTTTTCGGCATTAAGACAGCCACACTGCTCTATGGTCTTTGCCTGGTTATGGGCTTTGGTATTGGTTACTGGGCCATGTTTGTTACCATTGGCGCCGAGCAGTTTGGCACCAACCTCCGCGCCACAGCTGCCACGACTGTTCCGAATATGGTACGGGGGCTGGTTATTCCGATGACGCTGACGTATCAGGTCTTGAAGTCCCCCATAGGCGTTATCAATTCGGGCGCCGTCGTTGGTCTAATCGCGTTTCTCATCGGTTTTTATTCCATTGCCAGCATACCTGAGACGCACGGCAAGGACCTGAATTACCTGGAAGATTAA
- a CDS encoding RNase adapter RapZ, translated as MARFIISGGPGAGKSTLLNALRTAGFLCVDEVSRQLIQEQVMLSSSCLPWIDLDCFAKLALQRMIDQYEKASTDDDTSITFFDRGIPDIIAYLRVGGLPVEEAWYRAAGQFPYDPLVFMAPPWETIYVNDSERWQTFEEASALHQALVETYQALGYKIQELPQTSVADRVTFVRNAVGLLPRFAS; from the coding sequence ATGGCTAGATTTATTATCTCCGGCGGACCCGGCGCTGGCAAAAGTACCCTGCTCAATGCCTTACGCACCGCCGGTTTTTTATGCGTTGACGAAGTATCCAGACAACTGATTCAGGAGCAGGTCATGCTTAGCAGTAGCTGTCTGCCGTGGATCGATCTGGACTGTTTTGCCAAGTTGGCGCTCCAGCGAATGATCGACCAGTATGAAAAGGCTTCTACCGATGATGATACGTCCATTACGTTCTTCGATCGGGGTATTCCCGACATAATCGCTTACCTGCGAGTGGGCGGCTTACCGGTCGAAGAAGCCTGGTATCGGGCTGCCGGGCAGTTTCCTTATGATCCACTGGTGTTTATGGCTCCCCCCTGGGAAACCATTTATGTGAACGACAGCGAGCGCTGGCAAACGTTTGAAGAAGCCTCAGCGCTGCACCAGGCGCTGGTTGAAACGTATCAGGCACTTGGGTACAAAATTCAAGAGTTGCCCCAAACCAGCGTAGCCGACCGCGTTACGTTTGTTCGTAACGCGGTCGGCCTTTTACCACGGTTTGCTTCCTGA
- a CDS encoding ABC transporter substrate-binding protein, whose protein sequence is MFSKNLSSSGQRTHLARLFLYCLVLVSLTRFSTLAQPSAVRNQSIAPSKRSASNRVTPDRITVRYARGFTIQYFGNYKLVSIISPFEKKTDTVRYVLVQRGTPAPKGYAPSQIIRIPLRRMVLMSSMHVGLAGFLEAEEQIVGLGNLKYVSSPKVIQRIDAGKVQEVGHDQTLNEEQLVSLQPDLLMATGSPTAQMNRYQTLRNAGVPVLINSEWVETTPLGRAEWVKLMAALLNKEALVNQKFAQVEREYNRLAALARNVASKPSIISGMNAKDAWFVPDGDSYITRFFLDAGGSYPWSNRRTTGSLPLNFEAVYPIALNADYWLNIGLNGVSSKKDVLAKDSRYADFAPFKSGQMYSYGKRMNNRGANDYWESGAVNPHVVLADLIKIMHPKLLPKHQLVYYKQLN, encoded by the coding sequence ATGTTTTCTAAAAATCTCTCCAGTAGCGGGCAGCGTACGCATTTAGCCCGCCTTTTTCTGTATTGTCTCGTTCTGGTTAGTCTGACCAGATTCTCTACGCTTGCCCAGCCATCGGCCGTTCGGAATCAATCAATTGCACCATCCAAAAGATCAGCATCCAACCGGGTCACGCCAGACCGGATCACTGTTCGTTACGCCCGTGGATTCACCATCCAATATTTTGGAAACTATAAACTGGTTTCCATTATTAGCCCATTCGAAAAAAAGACCGATACAGTGCGTTACGTACTGGTGCAACGGGGCACACCCGCGCCCAAAGGGTATGCACCCAGCCAGATTATCCGGATTCCGCTTCGACGTATGGTGCTCATGTCCTCTATGCACGTTGGCCTAGCCGGTTTTCTGGAGGCCGAAGAGCAGATTGTTGGACTTGGTAATCTGAAATACGTATCGTCGCCTAAAGTCATCCAGCGTATCGACGCGGGGAAAGTGCAGGAAGTTGGCCACGACCAGACGCTGAACGAGGAACAACTGGTTAGCCTGCAACCTGACCTGCTGATGGCAACAGGCAGCCCAACCGCACAAATGAACCGGTATCAGACATTACGTAATGCTGGAGTCCCCGTGCTAATCAATTCGGAATGGGTAGAAACGACCCCTCTGGGGCGGGCCGAATGGGTAAAGCTGATGGCGGCCCTGCTCAACAAAGAAGCGCTGGTTAACCAAAAATTTGCGCAGGTCGAACGGGAGTACAACCGATTGGCGGCCCTGGCACGAAACGTTGCCAGTAAACCCAGCATCATCAGCGGGATGAACGCGAAAGACGCCTGGTTCGTACCCGACGGCGATAGCTACATTACCCGCTTCTTCCTGGACGCGGGCGGTAGCTACCCCTGGTCGAACCGACGAACAACGGGTAGTCTACCCCTGAATTTTGAAGCGGTTTATCCCATTGCCCTCAACGCTGATTACTGGCTCAACATCGGTCTGAACGGCGTGAGCTCAAAAAAAGACGTATTGGCCAAAGACAGTCGGTATGCCGATTTCGCCCCCTTTAAATCGGGTCAGATGTACAGCTACGGCAAGCGCATGAACAACCGGGGCGCCAACGACTACTGGGAATCGGGCGCTGTAAACCCGCACGTGGTACTGGCCGACTTGATCAAAATTATGCACCCCAAATTACTTCCCAAACACCAGCTGGTTTATTACAAACAGTTGAACTAA
- a CDS encoding acyltransferase family protein, whose protein sequence is MRPASPAQVYFPSFNGIRFIAASAVVFHHIEQFKSIFGFTDAFDRTNEYPQIYQAGRLGVALFFVLSGFLITYLLLAEKQYAGRIATGNFYVRRILRIWPLYFLIIGLSFFVFPHIPALYVPGWSEHTYDYFWPKLGFFLLVMPNIAITLYHEMPFSSHTWSIGVEEQFYLIWPWLIGSVRPRRTLLILGSIALILAGAFFWIRFGPGSIQPTAGTTQLLLSDFLAHFRIGAMAIGGIGAYLIFIEHPVLTFLYKKWVQVVVYAILVYLLATGYRIPGLNYEGYALFFVFLLMNLARNPNSIINLENRFCTFMGKISYGVYMYHPVVIVLCLYVIRQFIPYSTGFSVMLYVSSYALTTLVAWLSYEYFEKQFLKLKDRFAPGDKPVKVANPERV, encoded by the coding sequence ATGCGTCCAGCCTCCCCGGCACAGGTGTACTTCCCTAGTTTCAACGGCATTCGCTTTATTGCCGCATCGGCAGTGGTATTTCACCACATCGAGCAGTTCAAATCAATCTTTGGCTTTACGGACGCCTTTGACCGCACCAACGAGTATCCGCAGATTTACCAGGCTGGTCGGCTGGGGGTAGCGTTATTTTTCGTGCTGAGTGGCTTTCTTATTACGTACCTGCTCCTGGCCGAAAAGCAATACGCAGGCCGGATTGCCACGGGTAATTTCTACGTCCGCCGGATTCTGCGCATCTGGCCACTCTATTTCCTGATTATCGGGCTGAGCTTCTTTGTCTTTCCTCATATTCCGGCGCTATACGTACCGGGCTGGTCGGAGCACACTTACGATTACTTCTGGCCCAAGCTGGGATTTTTCCTGTTGGTAATGCCCAACATTGCCATTACGTTGTACCACGAAATGCCGTTCAGCTCCCACACCTGGTCGATTGGTGTCGAGGAGCAGTTTTACCTGATCTGGCCGTGGCTGATCGGCAGCGTACGTCCACGCCGAACGCTATTGATACTGGGCAGTATTGCCCTCATCCTGGCAGGAGCTTTTTTCTGGATACGTTTCGGTCCTGGCTCAATACAGCCCACCGCCGGAACTACCCAACTGCTTCTTTCCGATTTTCTGGCGCATTTTCGCATCGGCGCAATGGCGATTGGCGGCATCGGTGCTTACCTGATCTTCATTGAGCATCCTGTTCTAACCTTTCTATATAAGAAGTGGGTGCAGGTGGTTGTGTACGCTATACTGGTCTATCTGCTGGCAACAGGCTACCGGATTCCGGGTTTGAATTACGAAGGGTACGCCCTGTTTTTCGTCTTTCTGCTGATGAACCTGGCGCGTAATCCGAATTCGATCATCAACCTCGAAAACCGGTTCTGCACATTCATGGGCAAGATTTCGTACGGCGTTTATATGTACCACCCCGTTGTTATCGTCCTTTGCTTGTATGTTATCCGGCAGTTCATACCCTACAGCACAGGCTTTTCGGTGATGCTTTACGTATCCAGTTATGCCCTCACGACGCTGGTAGCCTGGCTGTCCTACGAGTATTTCGAGAAGCAGTTCCTGAAACTAAAGGACCGTTTTGCCCCCGGTGATAAACCCGTCAAAGTTGCTAACCCGGAGCGGGTATAG